Proteins encoded together in one Falco peregrinus isolate bFalPer1 chromosome 2, bFalPer1.pri, whole genome shotgun sequence window:
- the CACNG1 gene encoding voltage-dependent calcium channel gamma-1 subunit, whose amino-acid sequence MDENKPLKVRLTFSVILVGVSLLFAAVVTDHWAVLSPRVEEYNATCEAAHFGLWRLCTKRIFMQEQGPKEKGCGPISLPGEHNCSYFKHFTPGQSSEIFEVTTQKEYSISAAAIAIFSVGFAIIGTICVLLSFRKKRDYLLKPASMFYTFAGLCIIISVEVMRQSVKRMIDSEETVWIEYSYSWSFACACASFVLLFICGIALLLIALPRFPQNPWETCMDAEPEH is encoded by the exons atgGATGAGAACAAACCCCTGAAGGTCCGGCTGACGTTCTCTGTGATCCTGGTGGGCGTCTCGCTCCTGTTTGCAGCCGTAGTGACTGACCACTGGGCCGTGCTGAGCCCCAGAGTGGAGGAATACAATGCCACCTGTGAAGCGGCTCATTTCGGGCTTTGGCGGCTCTGTACAAAGCGGATTTTTATGCAGGAGCAAGGTCCCAAAGAGAAGGGCTGCGGGCCCATAAGCCTGCCAGGAG AACACAACTGCTCCTACTTCAAGCACTTCACTCCCGGACAGAGCTCGGAGATATTTGAAGTCACCACCCAGAAAG AATACAGCATTTCAGCTGCAGCCATTGCCATCTTCAGCGTTGGCTTTGCGATCATCGGGACAATCTGCGTCCTCTTATCCTTCAGGAAGAAGAGGGACTACCTGCTGAAGCCAGCGTCCATGTTCTACACCTTCGCAG GTCTCTGCATCATCATCTCGGTCGAAGTCATGAGGCAATCCGTGAAGAGGATGATCGACAGCGAGGAGACAGTCTGGATCGAGTACAGTTACTCCTGGTCCTTCGCCTGTGCCTGCGCCTCCTTCGTCCTGCTCTTCATCTGCGGCATAGCCCTCCTCCTGATCGCGCTGCCTCGCTTCCCCCAGAACCCCTGGGAGACGTGCATGGATGCAGAACCCGAGCACTGA